Part of the Mytilus galloprovincialis chromosome 14, xbMytGall1.hap1.1, whole genome shotgun sequence genome is shown below.
aaacatattttaagaaTTTCATAATATCGTTGAAGTTAAATTAATAATATTGGGTTTAAACTATTAAGTGTTTGAACTTTTAAGTATTTGAACTtttttgacctgagcgtcactggtaagtcttgtgtatATGAAACGCGCGGTTGGCGTAttaaaattataaacctggtaccttttgatagctattattcgtgtgtttagCTGTCCTATATgtttcccatttatttgtattgtagtcctgtcatgtaatgttgtcattttaacatttaacattgccataaaagcgggaggtttggctagctacaaaaccaggttcaacctaccattttttcttaaaatgtactgtaccaagtcaggaaaatggtcattgttatattatagttcgtttctgtgtgtgttacattttaatgttgtttttctgttgtgtttagtttgtaacccgaatttatttttttctcaattgatttatgaatttcgaacaggggtatactactgttgcctttattttgcataGACCTTATACATAACAACTAAGTATTTACATTAGCTTGCATGAGCTAccttatatacatatgtatacaaCTAAGTAAGGTTCACTAAGAAGGAGACGTTTCATTAAGGTGGTTTTGGACAAAGTAAATTTCAAAAGTAAATCCTTGTACGATACCATAACTTATcactttttttattcataaaaaagtcaAACACTGTGTGTTATCAGTCTTTTTTTCGGATATAAGTTATACTTCTTGTCATTCTACTAAATTAAACCCAACCAAATTCATTTACAGAGTATGAAGTACTGGTAAGTACGCTGTTACACTACTATCCCGGAAAGGGGCGTTcagaaacatgtttaactcccACATATTTTATAGATGTGCATGCCAGGAGTCTGTAATCAAGTAGTTGTCTATATGATATAAGTCTTTCTAACCTTATAGACAATGCTGTAGTGTTACTTAGTCTCTCGGTGGGTGACTCATGTTGATAACAGAAGAACTATTAAAAATTATCGaagtaaaataaacaatatgGAACAACCATTCACGCGAAACACCTTTTTAGAGTTAAATACATGttgataaaagtttttttaattcaatttgttttttaaatgataacagttatcattacaaaatttaataattCTGTTCATGAACAATAGTTCTACGAAATGTTGGTACAAGATTTGCAAAtaaatggatatttttttaatGGGATGCGTTCTTAATGGTCATAAAAAGATTCCTATCAGACTgaacacaaatattttgtttgatcAGTTGTctcattaaattttaaatattttaagataaCCAGCTTTATTAATTAACTGGAGCTTATTTGACTAAATACGAGTAAAACTGCCAAATCGATAATTTTGTCCTATAAGGCCAATACGGATTTTTCCGTATTGGCCCGGGTTTAGCAAGCCCAATATTAGCATATTCGATTAGCTCTAGACTAATCGGTTGAAATCCCGATAACTCTAGAGAACTACGGCTAGTGTCGTCTGACAGGAGAAAATGACAACAAAACGATGGAGCAATAGctctataaaaaatatagatgatGCGATGGATGCGTTAGTTGAAGACTATTTTCACTACGACGATTTATCTAATAGGGAGGCAGAGTACATCAAGAGAAATCTCGCGGATGTCAATGGGGAAGGAAATTTGATTCTGGAAGAAGTTGATTCAGCGAATTTCAACTTCCCAAATGAAATTCTGCAGGACATTGAAAATGCACAGAATCATGAGATTGACGAATCAGACAAAGAAAATAGCTCGAGTAGCAAGAGGTTTCGCTCTGTCACTGATGAAGACACTGACTCTTTTCTAGCTTTAAGTGTTAACAAGaacacaaaaactaaaacaaagaGTGACTTGAAAGTGATGCTGGATTTTTTCATATCTGTTGGAGAAATGCGTGATTCAGTGGAAATACCTGCCAAAGACTTGGACAGTCTGTTATCAAGATTTTTTCTTGGAGTCCTGAAGAAAAATGGTGACGAATATGAGCCTGACTCTTTATCCTCTATGTTCAACAGCTTGGATAGACATTTGAAGGACTCAAAAAGTAGTATAAGGTACGATTATTTTCATGTAGATTATTTGATATCTGTGAGACATGTAACTCCCTTGTCTTGATATAGCATGATAGCCTTTGCATTATTCTGTCAAGCATTATGACTCGAATATTCAGTgccaatattttaattttagccttgtgtcattttttttttggtaaaaactatatatatcatCTGGGTCAATGTGGTTTTGATGATCTTAAGCTTGTGTACAATGAATATTCCTTGGTTTCTCTTTGCTATAAGTATAAAACATGTACATACAAAAATTACATGTCAGATATTATGCATATCTTTTCTTTAATGTTTCAGTATTAAAAAGGATCCTGAGTTCAACCACACAAGACGGGTATTAGAAGCGAAGCGAAAGGCATTAAAGTCATTGGGCAAGGGCAGTAAGCCAAACAGAGCTGAACCTTTGACGACTGAGGAAATCCAAATCTTGAGGGAGAAAGGCGTTATTGGAACacgtaagtttaaaaaaaatgttgtattccAGCGTGTCAGTCAGTAacttttaattaaacatttttctaaCCTTGTggcaaacaaattattttatttccttgtcgCCCTCTATCCATCCCTGATTATTAAATGGTTGttctaataaaaaatgtttaaaatacacATAAGGTCTTGAACAATGAGAGTGTCTCCAGAGGTCTTTTGCATTTTGATACAGTATTTGTCCTTTAAATACTATTTTAAGTTGGATATTTACattaagatacatgtattttagttaagttctttttttttttttctttttccagaaaaccCTGATGCATTACTGAATGCTGTGTTTTTAAATAATGCAACATACTTTGGTCTACGAGGTCGACAAGACCATGTTAACATGACATGGGGAGATGTCAAGTTAAAAGCTACATCTGATGGAAAGGAGTATTTGGAATTTAATGGTGAGATTATGTTATGATTTCCATCATTTAAATAGttgatattttaaatcttttagaAATCACAGAATATATACTTCTGTGGATAAtggatgtacatgtacaacagTCCTGACAAAAGTTGGTAATTTGTGCTTTTAAGGATATTaaccattgttttatatttatcaaaacaaatcttATTTACTATGCAAtacatgttttttgttatataaaagtgAAAGTTTTGTACAGACAGGAAGGATAATTCTTCTTTAAATATTGACATAAGCATACTTTTTTCAGAAAGAAGCACCAAAACCCGTAGTGGAGCAAAAAGCAGGGATTTCCGGGATATTACGCCAAAGATTTTCGGGGAAGGAGGAAGTAATTGCCCTATTCATGTTTACAAGGAATACAAACGGCATAGACCTCAAGACACATTAACTGATGAACAAAGATTTTATTTGAGGCCTTTAGATAATAAACATGAGGAAATATGGTACACTCGCCAAACCATAGGCAAAGATAAATTAggtaaaatggtaaaaaatatggCAGAAAAAGGAGATCTTCAAGGAAGAAAGGTTAATCATTCGGGACGTAAAACTTTTGCTACCACACTACTTCAAAATGGTAGACCTGCCAATGAAGTTGCTCAATTAGGAGGCTGGAAAGGCATTAGTACCTTAACTCATTATTCAGTACCGTCTATTGAACAACAGCAACAAGCTTCTCACACAATATCTAAGGTCATGTTGCCGAACTCAGATTTACAGACGACATCAGATTCAGAGGAACCTTGTGAACTTTCAAACTCAAATACATTAGTTCATAATAATTTAAATGCAAATGTATCAAATACAAATAATCAAACTGCTAACAAACATGACAACCCAATGGCCATGTTTGCAGGTGCAACTATAACAGGTGGTGTTTTCAATATTAACATATACTCAGGGGAAAGAAAGAATACTATAAACTGCAGCCAAGAGCTTTAATCTGAAAACtagataaaaacatgttttttacttgttgtgtttatttactgttgattatttaataaaattgttactattttattgttttgattaaaaTCCTCAATTTTCATTGATACATATTCAAATCACTACTATTGAAGTCCTGAATGTCAGATTTTCACACTATTTTCAATCTTCATATTGGCCCGGCTAGAGTTCATATTGGACTGGTTAATTAATAAAGGTATCATTGCGTAACAATTTTCATATTGGCTTAGTTATAGGTCCTCGGGCAGCCatattggccttcggcttcgcctcaggccaatatGGTACCCTCGGACCTATAACTAAGCCAATATGAAAATTGTTACGCAATAATACCATAATACATGAGGAAAAtatcttacatataaaattttactCTTTACTTTATTCTTAACCTTAAAAACGTGAGGCTGAAAGAAATGATATCTAATTTTAAGACATCATTCTTACATCTAATTATTTTccaattgtacaaaaaaaaaaaatgaataatgaagatttcaaagaaaaaaatgtgaaaagttaagtcttatttttattgatattaagtAGAAATGTCATTTCAGGGAAATTGGGATGGTCATCAGAAGGTAAATAATGGAAATTAATAAAACAATCTTTATTTCCCCCTATTGTCTCCCTAACACTGCTATCTGAACTAAAAAATcccatgtttttgttttaatttcaacaatGTTTAACATGGTATCTTCTTCAACATCTCAATTGTTAAAAACACTTAAACGTTTCCTGGTCCTTATCGAAAGGAAATACAAAACTATATATAGCTAAATAAAGTCAAATATATAGCATTTAGTTATTTACCGTCAAAACGTAAAGTGTATTATATAGTTACAGAGAAGTTGTTTAAAGATCAATGACATTTGTCAAGATTGAAAACATGAACTGAAGAGAACAATCCTAGGTTAGAATATGGAAAAGGAATACTTAAAGGTAAGACATTTAGCAATTATAACCAATTAATTATAACAACAATAATGTCAAGTATTTTAATTTAAcaatcttaattttgattaatCAATTAATAATTCATGCTCATTAGTTAAAACGTGTTGATTTATTGGTTGGCTGTTACATATAATTGCTGCACATCCAGAAgcaaatattttataaagattgagttaataaataaattttaaaaaatatggtgAGTAAAGTGGACCAACAAGAATGAAAGGCTGTTTATTTAGACTGTTAATGGAAACGATGACATGTTGAAAAGGACACATGTGTTGCCTGGTCTAGTGTCCAAAAGCATAACGACACTTATATATACGAGGCATAAGATTGCTTATACCAAATATAACTGGATGTGGCTGTGTATATACACATCACATCAAGCCAAACGGACAACTCTTTTGTGAGTTGAAGAGGTCATATCCGATACAGAGAAATTGGGACCTGTTTGTACACATTTGATTATCTGGGGGATTTTGTGAAATTCACAAAATGCCTCTCGACGTTTCCTTTGTAACCGTTTTTTCAGGATCTGTATTTCTTTATTAACACAATGAATTGTAATATTTCCTTACCATTAAACTTtcataattaattataatttaagTAACTTTGATTATCTGGTAATTAGTTATACTGAGGCTCTTGTTTTGTGATACATTTATATAACAAATAGAAACTTCAATTGTTTGAGTCGATCTAAAGTGTATTTATTGCTAAATGTATTATGTTTGGAAGTATAATAAGTAAAATTGAATGTCTGCTTCATATATCATATAACTTAACATTACACTGAAATAGAGATGTGTCATTTTAATCCGTTTTTCTTGAAAATTGACACCTTCTTTGAccttatttcattttaaaatactaaTATGGTATATAAAGAATATATCAGCAAAAAATTGCGTGGGCGTGGGGTGGCGCCTCTGTTAATTTTCTGAAACCTGTGATACAATTTGTCATATAATACCAAGAATCAGTTGGTTGTTACGAAATTCactttatttatgacgtcaaaaaTAAATCTCTAAGGACGCAATTGATCTAAATTTTCTTAAACTGTATCATTTGGACAATTTGGATAACgtttaatcaaatttttaaaactaaatcgcagataaaaaaaattaagatcaAAAGTCATGAGTTATTGAACCGACTCCTTCAAAAAGCATTGTATTTGTCGTgggaatttgttttatttctccaTTGGTCTTAGAAATAAAGTTTCTAATGCCACCGTGaatcatcgtacagcggataaAGATACTAACCAAGCGGGCGAGAGTGATTTTGATCTTACACTATaaagaaaatctttgttttgtttacataatatCAATATGTACTTCACtctaaacataattgttgttttaagaaatgatttgatCATAGGTTGATGATAaaagatgtctcattattttcccagAACAAGAACGATTACTAgaaacatgtgcaaatacttgtcaaagaagttggcgctcgtctcatccgatatagTTCTATATTCAtagcaactctttttctgatagaaggccactgtGTGTATGTAATAAGTATAgttgtttcaataattggcattgaaatctttcattcatatgtcatttttcaatattgtattcCGAAAAGGATGTGGTGTACGGTGTTAAGCTGACCACATATATCCTTCTCTACGGTGTATAGTTAAGTTGCTGTACACCGTACATAAAAACTTCtttattttcatactcgtttattaccAAAAAAGTTtcacag
Proteins encoded:
- the LOC143058407 gene encoding uncharacterized protein LOC143058407; this translates as MTTKRWSNSSIKNIDDAMDALVEDYFHYDDLSNREAEYIKRNLADVNGEGNLILEEVDSANFNFPNEILQDIENAQNHEIDESDKENSSSSKRFRSVTDEDTDSFLALSVNKNTKTKTKSDLKVMLDFFISVGEMRDSVEIPAKDLDSLLSRFFLGVLKKNGDEYEPDSLSSMFNSLDRHLKDSKSSISIKKDPEFNHTRRVLEAKRKALKSLGKGSKPNRAEPLTTEEIQILREKGVIGTQNPDALLNAVFLNNATYFGLRGRQDHVNMTWGDVKLKATSDGKEYLEFNERSTKTRSGAKSRDFRDITPKIFGEGGSNCPIHVYKEYKRHRPQDTLTDEQRFYLRPLDNKHEEIWYTRQTIGKDKLGKMVKNMAEKGDLQGRKVNHSGRKTFATTLLQNGRPANEVAQLGGWKGISTLTHYSVPSIEQQQQASHTISKVMLPNSDLQTTSDSEEPCELSNSNTLVHNNLNANVSNTNNQTANKHDNPMAMFAGATITGGVFNINIYSGERKNTINCSQEL